AATTGAACTTTAGTCTAGATTTTTGTCTTCctactccatgatttaatgtttaaacattttattatgcaatttgtttcaaatttattatgcttcaatgttgatttgtatagattttttattctcatataactaaaattgttactcatattgttcattgttaatattgattctaattttctttaattaatttaaaattaaaaattaatgttttaaaaatatactgtaTTAATTTGTGCATAGCACATACAAGATACTAGTTTATTCATAAAccaatactatataaaatctcatgccatATAAAAAATGCTTTACTTTAGAGTGAAATGAAGGGagtaaatatgattattaagTATTTACTCTATTCGTCCCATTCTCTATATTCTTGAATGACATACTCATGAGATTTAGatagagtaattaaataagataaataaatacttcatTCGTCTCATTCTCTATGTTCTAAAATGAGATACTCATGAGATTTAGATAGAGTActtaaataagataaaatagagtaaaaaaaGTGGCTTGAATATTTTAGAGTAAAAGTCATTCAAAATTAGTCCAGAacatatgctcattttatgattttggtccttaactttatcttttgaatttttcatcctgaacatttcaactcggatcacaatCGGTCCTAGTTATTTAACGGTCAACGATTTTAATCTGATTTTAACCAACTTAAgttgttaattagttataaccttaattattttaataagttactatcatttaaattagacagaactacataaatggtacttgatctttcactttcgcacgtaaatggtacttgatctttattttatattatttttggtacccagtcacaaaaataaccctaggtaccaaacatgtgatttttttgttatggaagatatttttggaaatttccattaaatagtatcaaacatgtgattatttttttcttctcttctttcttctttcttcattttcttctttctttttagtgttttatcttccttccttttttctttttctccttagtttatgttttctcatttctcatttctcttctttttcttctttctttttagtgttttatacatacaactaattgcattcataatataaattcataatataaatcaagaacaaaacacctaattaaattaattatttaaaataattaaatcaattaaatattttttattgaattattttataatcattttagggttgaaacacctaactaaaaatattcaactcttaatatcattataatacataatttaaatttttactaaaactatatattagttattaatttaatataaaataataataataataattattattatatataatatttcataatttaaataattatactataattatttatttattacaaatagtttttagtattatgataataattaaatataattataatattattataattaagtatatttgaatgatataaaaaaatactataacatcaaaataacaatattagtatggattaataataatagtataaagagtgataAGAATGATAGAAGATATTAAtcatcacttttggtacttaGTTTTGTATATGTCCAAAATAACCTCaatgacaaaaatggaaaaatgttcTTGTTTAGAAGGCATTTTGGTgtgaaaattgcatcaggtatcaaaattgtgatttatatgtaccaaaaacgagtataaaataaagatgaggtactccctctgtcccataaaagatatctcactttttttttagtttgtcctgcAAAAGATGtgacatttctatttttagaaaaagtttcccttcacaataatataaatattatattttctctttccacctaacacacaaaacaaaatctcctaaaatataaaacgaaaatgaaatactagAATGGCTAAGTTACTActctattattttgttccaaaATTAtagtccctccgtcccacttaaaatgcaagATTTAGAAattggcacgggattttatgtagtgttgttttgtgagtgaatgaagagagagtaaagtaagagagatgaaaaaatagagatagagttgtttctattttaggaaacgtttcatttttaatgggataataaaaaaaggaaaacattgcatttttaatgggataggGAGTACAATGTGAATATCTTGGGAAGGAACGGCTGAGCTGAGTATTTCATCACCGACGAGATCAGCTGATTGAACGCAGGCGCAGCGTCTCCAACTTGACTACTTCACATTGTACAATCTCACTTATGTAATCTGGATCACCGCCGGAGAAGCTAATTGGCAATGGCCaattatttccatttcatttcttctctttttcatCTCCTCGTCGTACTCTTATTACTACTCAACAACAACCCCGTCCTATGCAAGACGCTTAAGCGAGACGGTAATTTTCTCGATCCATCGCTGTAAATGTAGTTTTATTAAGCTGATTTCTCCAGTTGCAGAGCTTTAGGTTTAATTGGAAATTTATGGAGGTCGTGATTGGATTTTAGTCTGATCGATCAGATTAGGTTATGATTTTTATGATGATATTGCTTCTTAATTTTCATGATACGGTTAAAATTGCTGTAATCGGAAGTTTGATTAGTGTGATTTTTGTTGGATGTGAAGTtggctttatatatttaatcgaATCTGTTAGAATTCTAGCACAATATTTATTAGCTTCTGTGTACTAGTAAGAGTGTTGGGGAAGTCACATCTGAATGCTAATATCATCTTTTACTACCATCATTACTTCGATTGTTAAGATAGAGGAATGTTTAGTTATGATATGTGAGTAGATATGTATGTGATTCTTCTAATGACAGTGAAGCATCACTCGGATGAAGAGTGGTGTATGCTTGGGTTGGAGACGATCCTTGTGGGGGTGGCGATTTGCCTGCTTGCTTAGGATTACGTGTTCCCCTGTGAGTGGTAGCGACTATCGCGTTGTTActtcttaattttcttgatatgGTTATTCAGAAGTTCGATTAGTGTGATTTTGTTAGATAACAAGTTGGCTTGGCGTGTGGAGGCTTTGTTCAGTGGATTGAATGTGTACTTTATTGTTTACGGAGTTGTATTTGATCGAATCTGTTAGAATTCTAGCATTGTGCGCCATATTTAATAGCTTCTGTGTACTAGTAACAGTGTTCGGGATCTCACGTCTGAATGCTAATCATCTTTTACTGACATCATTACTTCGGCTGTTAAGTTAGAGGAATGCTCTGTTAGATATGTGATTAGATATGTATGCGATTCTTCTAATGACAGTGAAGGCATTAAATGAGATAAAAGCATCACTCGGATGGAGAGTGGTGTATGCTTGGGTTGGAGACGATCCTTGCGGGGGTGGAGATTTGCCTGCTTGGTCCGGGGTCACGTGTTCCGCTGTGAGTGGTAGCGATTATCGCGTTGTTACTGAATTGTGAGTTTTAACCCTGCTTTCTCTTTGTACTAGTAAACTTTATCAATCGTTGCACCTGTTTTTTTTACTACATTGTGTAACCTATGCTTCTCACTATTGGATCGTGATACTCAGCATTCTGAGTTGATTCTCCTTGTAGGGAAGTGTATGCAGTGTCTATCGTTGGTCCTTTTCCACTCGCAGTCACCAATCTGATGGACCTTACGAGGCTGTATGTTTGTCCTTCCAGTCAATTCcttatatattcttttaaacaGCAATTGCTATTTACTTCGTTgctattttttacatttctaaaATCTTTTGTTTGGCAGGGATCTTCATAACAACAAACTTACAGGCCCAATTCCATCTCAAATTGGCCGACTGAAGCATCTCAAGATTCTGTAATATCTTTTAGTTTCACATAGATAAACAATAACCTCTCTGTTCATATATCAGTTGTGTACTTCTAACGTCGTTCGATCTCCATTCACCCCTCCCCCAATTGcatgcattttttttcctgTTTCTGACGTTTTCACTTTTGTGTTATTGATTTTATCAGTAATTTGCGGTGGAATAAACTCCAAGATTCTATTCCTCCTGAAATTGGTGAACTGAAACAGCTTACACATCTGTAAGTGATTAAATGCTTCGAAGCTCttgttcaattaattttcctaactttttttacaaaattgttCATGCATTGTTGGTACTCTGCAGCTATCTGagctttaataattttaaaggtGAAATTCCAAAGGAGCTAACAAATCTTCCACAACTTCGTTACCTTCAACTGCATGAAAATCGCTTGATTGGGAGAATTCCTCCTGAATTAGGAACCTTAACAAACTTGCGGCACTTGTAAAACACTACAAACCTTCTAATGTATTCTATGCGTATCCTTGCCCTTGCCTGTGCAGCTGATTATGTTCAATATTCACAGGGATGTTGGTAACAATCACTTGGTTGGGACCATTAGAGAACTAATTCGCATTGAAGGATGCTTCCCAGCTCTTCGTAATTTGTATGCTTCACTAATTAAGCTGTTTCATAGTTTCTACTGAATTAATCAATCCAAAGCAGTCATTGATGATCCCACGTGATAATGCAGGTATCTGAATAATAATTACCTTACTGGAGGAGTTCCGTCACAACTTGCTAATTTGACAAACTTGGAGATTTTGTAAGTTTTAAATTCTactaattagtactccatctTAGATATTCTCGTCACCTTGTTTAGTTTTCCCTGATGTATATGCTTGTTGAATGACTTATTCATTCCAGATATTTATCCTACAACAAAATGTCTGGAGTTATACCATTCGGGGTTGCTCATATTCCTCGATTAACATACTTGTAAGTATGTTTGTTAGTTTTTTTCATGTTGACTAGCCTATACACCTTATCTATATCCAGTTAGTAGTTTACCTTTTACACGGAGCAGAAAGAATAGGCTTCCTTGAGTTGTCTGTGGTGAACTCGACTTTACTGCATAGTTCTTATATTCGCTCTTATTTTACgaaatagaaaatatgaaaagtaaaattaatagaagAAGAACGAAGGAAGATCCCAGCTACCTATACAAATTGAGTTTGCTGTGCATGATAGTCTCTGCTCTAtcaattttctctttccatccTTCATTCATGTCCGCATTAAAGCTAAAAAGctccatttttttgtttctttttcctttttaaacaccaataaaatttagaaaaataaatgcattgtACAAAGGAACTGGTGACCTACATAATTCTACAAATCAACTATCGTGTGCATATTAGGCCTTCCTCTTGAGATCCCTCTCTCTAGCATCACTCAGTTCATCGCATTCAACCTGAAACATATACAGCAGTTGAAGTAGTTGGCTCCTTCACCGGCAATTGTGTACCTTTAGGTCGCTATATAAACGAGAAACGAGACAATCCCTTATAAATGGAAAACAAACATTTCAGCGTATATTATGTGCTAGAATTATCTATTGATATGTATCATTGATTCAGGTACTTGGATCACAACCAATTTACCGGGAGGATTCCGGATACCTTCTACAAGCACCCATATTTGAAAGAATTGTAAGTTTTGCATAGATTTAACTTCTGAACCTTTTCTTTCTCCTAACATGTCAAATCTTGCTAACTTCCTCAATCCTCTTCTTACAGGTACATTGAAGGAAATTCATTCCGGCCGGGTGTGAAACCGATTGGCGTACACAAAGTTTTGGAGCTTGCTGATTCAGAGTTTCTGGTGTAGGCAGAGATaagttttggcctttactattagtaatttatttttccaaatctGCGAGCCTTCTGCTTCAGAACAATCGACCCgaaattatttatgtaaaCATGCATCTCTCCCAATTAAAACACCATGTTAGCTCTCAACTGTGTATAGATCACTTCTTTTTTTGCAGTTTCAATAGTTACTCCCTTTGtaccattaaaaatgaaatgttttcgATCGATAAATACATTAAACATTTCATAAGTTTACACTTAGAAACAGAATAATAGATCTTTCATCCATCTTTGAATGTCTTCTCCCCAGCAGCAAAATCGTGAATGGTAATGTAAATCTACACAGCTACACCATGGCGTCTTCTCCTCTCCTTCTCATCATCTTTTGCTCGGGTCTTGgctcaattttaaatatagttaGCTTCCTGAACGAGCTTCACCTTGATGGTGAGATTGACTATGTCGGACTAGCTACATGCTATGAACAAATGTCACGCTATCTGGCTTAACCCCTTGCTGTTACATTTCGTCGAACATCTAAACCACACTCCATCGCCATTTATAGCATAGCCTATGGTTCCAGGAAATCACATCTCTTTTAGGCATTTTGTTGAACACCTTCTCCGTGAAATCCAAGCACCCACGTTCCATATACAAGTCGATTGAAGCATTACCCAATTTCACACCCACTGGCATTTGATTAACCTAAACAGTTTCAATCCTTCTTTGAAACAAATGTTTTGcggctttttttttttctcaagaTATGACGATGTAATGTTACCTtcccaaaatggaaagtttttttaaagaaaCGCGTtctcataatatttaatgagaTGCATGAGCAAAACGCGTCACACATGAGACACATGATGAAAACTCATTTGTGTCACGCAAATTGACAATGTGTGGCATACTTTATTTCAGAGATTAAAAGGTTGTAGACTTGTAGTTttgttatattgttattttactccatctgttccataaaaatagacattttTTGGGACGACACGAGTTTAAATACTTAATTGGTATagtaagaaaaatagagaattaaatgatttgaatattattagttGATACTGATgcccattttattttagagaAAACAGaccaaaaatagaagtgattatttatagaagaaaatggaaaaagtgtcaatttttatgagacggatggACAATATGTTTCGcatcttattttgtttgaatgtGTTGTCTTTTACCATATCCATATGTTAAGAGTTTTCATTCCCacttctaaaaatattttatttgtgatgTGTATTGATGAATTTAACATTTGTGTGAATTGTTGGACAAATTTAGACTAATTGTATAGTATTGGCTATTGAACAATATCTGTATGTTAATTAAGTGTGTATGATTGAACAATATCAGTATGTTAATTTGTATGGTTTTCTAACCTAAACAGATTCATTTGTGTTTATAATGTGCGTATCAATTAAATGTGCCCAAAATCAGTATTTGAGTCCCGAaccataatatttatattattcaacACTTTCATCATCAACAAGGGAAAGGCTTTAGTTCCATGTACAACATATCTTTCCCAACAACCTACTTCCAGTCTATCAAGGACTAAAACaaagagagaaattgaatAGAAGAATATGGTCCTAAGTTCTCATCTCTCGTCCTAGCCAATCCAGCACGGGATATGCAAAATACAGCACCAAGAAGGCTGGAACCGCAACGAGAATTGTTATTGCCAAGTAGAGCATTAGGATAGCAGCACAAGCAGGTAATGCAAATGTGACGATCATGAGAAGGAGGACCAGTGGAAACTTGGCCATCGCTCTAATGAAGAAGTCGAGGGATTTGTGGAAGGACATCTGGAGCCTTTCGGGAGTGAATCTATCTCTGTAACGGCTGTGGTTATTTATGTAACTTGGATGACCAAGACGATTCACCCTCCTGTTGGTGGCGTCAGAGGAGCTATCTCCGGTAGTTGGAGGGCACCGTTGAGACCATATTTGTTGACGATCTCTGCAGATGGAGGAAAGTGCCTTCACCCTCTCCCCGTTTCTGCTCTCCACCATCCACAGTATGAAGAAATTCTTGCTTGGAAATCTAATATTACCCTTGTAAAGTAAACGAAATGTCAGCAAATTGCACCAAGGACAGGAAACAAAAAAGGGAATCTGGATCTGATGTGCGGAAAACTTCAGAGTAGCCAAACGAAGTCCCAAGATGCAGTTCTTGCAGAGGCTGTGGCCGCACCATAAAACATAAGGCACGTTCTCGACAATATTGAATGATTCCCAGCATATTGGGCATTCCAGCCCTTCGTCAGTGCTAGCATTTGAAGAGATCTCATCATCTGATGTTTCGTGGCAACCCCTGGCTAGCTCAGcaatgtttttcttttgccCAAACCCTCGAATGGAATGTGATATAGATTTCCACATGATGGATTCCAGAAAACTTGACAAAGCTATGGTGTTTCAGCCTTATGGCAGAAAAGACTCGTTGAATCTTACATGTTCTGGAACTTGCTAAAAAATCGAACCTGATTCAGAACAGCAAAGAGAGAGGTGGTTAGCAACAAATATCAATTGGAGTACTAGattcataaaaaaagagaactTCTTGCTCAGCTTCTCCTACATTTAACACAGCTATAGCCTAGACTacatgaaaaaggaaatggcaTAGCTTGTATAGCTGATAGAAATATATTAAccatgttttattttcaatagCATCATATGATTCACATCTATaaaaacataagaaaaaacagacataaattatttcattcctGACAAAATATTAAGTTCCATGTATTCAGAGTCCTTGCATTCAAAGATAACCCATATAGTAAATGACAAACCTAATTCACCTATTGATACTGTGGCTATtctcatttctcatttctaAGTTATCTCTAATCTTTATAGTGTTGTAGAGTCCTTGAATGATTAGGGACTAACTTCTAAGTTTTTTAATCTTCTAAACAAGAGAGGGTCTACAAGTCCACAAATTCATGAAGTTCCTATCTCCAACATTCAACTAGCAAGTCCCATCCAAAATCCATGGGGTCCTTAACATGACCCCCCTTGTGCATCAAATTAGCTAATCCTTAAAAATTATGGATTCAACTTGCCTTTTGGTGTTAGCAACTACTTACCATTAAAAACTGACTCAGAATCAGATACACAACAATGCAAATAACTCTGCTTTAGAAGAGATCAAAGGAAACCCCTATTCCCTGAGTAAACTCAACCAATCACTCAACTAAACAGAGAAGATCTGGACACTCAAAAAATGTAAACCATCACAACTAATCAAGGAggattatatattaaaaaggaaaaatccacaaatttgtaaaattacaCAGATAACAACACCGTTCAATCCATTCCTCTATTTTCACACTATTCATTACAGCCAGATTTCAATAaccaaataaatgaaaatcaactaatcaattttcaaaaaattgagatCCGCACATTAATTCACCGTAATCAGAGTGCTATTTTTTCATAGAAAATCACGAAGATAAGCCACAATTGAACATGCAATACAGCTCTGTTATTCACCGCCACAACCATCCGCGCCGcccccaaaacaaaaatccgaaattgaaaaaatcacTTACATTTAGAAAAGGTATTGCATGGAAGCGTGGAGGTGGAAGAGAGCCGCAGGATTTTGAGAATAACGGCTGAAATTCCTCATTTTCGAAGGAGGAGCATTGAATTGCAGAAAAGATGAGATGAGatgagatgagagagaaaacttGAAATTGTGAGTATCATCGGGAAAATAGCGACGGcccaattttgattaatatgGGCTTCAACTTGTTCGGGCTTTGATTCCCACTAATTCAGAAGCCCAAATAGTCCTTTTTGTTTCATACCCAAATTTTAACTTCTTTCCCTTCCCAATTTTGAATTCTATCCATATAACAtcacaaataatgaaatactaGTGTGTTAGGTTTAGCATAAAAATGTTATTCATTGTAAGCGTCTGCGTATGAGAGAGAGTTTTGTTTCTGCCGCATAGGTGGTTTTGCAAATACATgtacttataaattttaaagtccATCTATATGAATtagttattgaaattttttatactcctatgAACTTTCTAACCGTAGACATTACccctatatataatttttgtaacGTCCAAAAATGATCCTAGAATGAATTCACTGTTT
The genomic region above belongs to Salvia hispanica cultivar TCC Black 2014 chromosome 3, UniMelb_Shisp_WGS_1.0, whole genome shotgun sequence and contains:
- the LOC125211288 gene encoding receptor-like protein 35 isoform X1, which encodes MANYFHFISSLFHLLVVLLLLLNNNPVLCKTLKRDVKALNEIKASLGWRVVYAWVGDDPCGGGDLPAWSGVTCSAVSGSDYRVVTELEVYAVSIVGPFPLAVTNLMDLTRLDLHNNKLTGPIPSQIGRLKHLKILNLRWNKLQDSIPPEIGELKQLTHLYLSFNNFKGEIPKELTNLPQLRYLQLHENRLIGRIPPELGTLTNLRHLDVGNNHLVGTIRELIRIEGCFPALRNLYLNNNYLTGGVPSQLANLTNLEILYLSYNKMSGVIPFGVAHIPRLTYLYLDHNQFTGRIPDTFYKHPYLKELYIEGNSFRPGVKPIGVHKVLELADSEFLV
- the LOC125211288 gene encoding receptor-like protein 12 isoform X2; amino-acid sequence: MKSGVCLGWRRSLWGWRFACLLRITCSPVSVKALNEIKASLGWRVVYAWVGDDPCGGGDLPAWSGVTCSAVSGSDYRVVTELEVYAVSIVGPFPLAVTNLMDLTRLDLHNNKLTGPIPSQIGRLKHLKILNLRWNKLQDSIPPEIGELKQLTHLYLSFNNFKGEIPKELTNLPQLRYLQLHENRLIGRIPPELGTLTNLRHLDVGNNHLVGTIRELIRIEGCFPALRNLYLNNNYLTGGVPSQLANLTNLEILYLSYNKMSGVIPFGVAHIPRLTYLYLDHNQFTGRIPDTFYKHPYLKELYIEGNSFRPGVKPIGVHKVLELADSEFLV
- the LOC125211291 gene encoding uncharacterized protein LOC125211291 isoform X2 gives rise to the protein MPNMLGIIQYCRERALCFMGNIRFPSKNFFILWMVESRNGERVKALSSICRDRQQIWSQRCPPTTGDSSSDATNRRVNRLGHPSYINNHSRYRDRFTPERLQMSFHKSLDFFIRAMAKFPLVLLLMIVTFALPACAAILMLYLAITILVAVPAFLVLYFAYPVLDWLGREMRT
- the LOC125211291 gene encoding uncharacterized protein LOC125211291 isoform X1 translates to MWKSISHSIRGFGQKKNIAELARGCHETSDDEISSNASTDEGLECPICWESFNIVENVPYVLWCGHSLCKNCILGLRLATLKFSAHQIQIPFFVSCPWCNLLTFRLLYKGNIRFPSKNFFILWMVESRNGERVKALSSICRDRQQIWSQRCPPTTGDSSSDATNRRVNRLGHPSYINNHSRYRDRFTPERLQMSFHKSLDFFIRAMAKFPLVLLLMIVTFALPACAAILMLYLAITILVAVPAFLVLYFAYPVLDWLGREMRT